In one Umezawaea sp. Da 62-37 genomic region, the following are encoded:
- a CDS encoding PEP/pyruvate-binding domain-containing protein — MSATVLAMADLAADLAAVGGKGESLAKLTAAGLPVPPGFHVTTAAYREFLAANHLTAAVVGASEREVADLFAAAPLPPDVATAVADAYADLGGGAVAVRSSATAEDLPDASFAGQQDTFLDVSGTSEVLDAVKRCWASLWTERAVHYRARHAIAPDDVAIAVVVQRMVPATAAGVLFTADPVTGVRDRLVINAVRGLGEALVSGAADPQVVVLDDHGITERRGDAVLSDDIALELAGLGRRIEKLYGWPVDVEWAVCGDEVSIVQARPITVTAHEEWNSSLDGDYLWTCANLGEAIPSVMTPATWSLVRIFMSEVMSVPVLGGHRMDGNIGGRFYLNLSLTMAAGSALGLEGFVRRASEQAFGRIPSDVDVPRLPLSRGQVLRDVVPTAVRFLRRLRPYQKDLSAQVEGARLRSDDARARIAGITEPAALKRLWHADVDPLLRDTSRMLAAGARLDGAGLVRIRPWLLELVDEADANALLTGLHTTAGPLASLGPVIGLDRLARGDITRGDITRDEFIRDWGHRCPDEFEVSVPRPVEDPAWLDREVEAVRDSRTDVRTLLARQQETRAAAADRFRARHPRKVRTLERRMARAAVAARGREAGRSEVIRAFWVLRAFLVRAGELTGVGDDVFFLSVDEVLALLDGDRTALDRVAARRETHRRYAALPPYPTLVRGHFDPFRWAADPDRRSDVFDETRDAAPLGDAVTGFAGAAGIVEGVVRVLTSVADGTALKTGEILVTTVTNIGWTPLFPRVAAVVTDIGAPLSHAAIVARELGIPAVVGTGNATTRLRTGDRVRVDGGRGTVEVLTPRA; from the coding sequence GTGAGCGCGACAGTGCTGGCCATGGCCGACCTGGCCGCCGACCTGGCCGCGGTGGGCGGTAAGGGCGAGTCGCTGGCGAAGCTCACCGCCGCCGGACTGCCCGTGCCGCCCGGTTTCCACGTCACCACCGCCGCGTACCGGGAGTTCCTGGCCGCCAACCACCTGACCGCGGCGGTCGTCGGCGCGTCCGAGCGCGAGGTGGCCGACCTGTTCGCCGCCGCGCCACTCCCGCCGGACGTCGCCACCGCCGTCGCCGACGCCTACGCCGACCTGGGCGGGGGAGCGGTCGCGGTCCGGTCGTCGGCGACGGCGGAGGACCTGCCGGACGCCTCGTTCGCGGGCCAGCAGGACACGTTCCTCGACGTCAGCGGCACCTCCGAGGTGCTCGACGCGGTCAAGCGCTGCTGGGCGTCGCTGTGGACCGAGCGGGCCGTCCACTACCGCGCCCGCCACGCCATCGCACCCGACGACGTGGCTATCGCCGTCGTCGTCCAGCGGATGGTGCCCGCGACGGCCGCCGGGGTGCTGTTCACCGCGGACCCGGTGACCGGCGTGCGGGACCGGCTCGTCATCAACGCCGTTCGCGGCCTGGGCGAGGCGCTGGTCTCCGGGGCCGCCGACCCCCAGGTCGTCGTGCTCGACGACCACGGGATCACCGAACGGCGGGGTGACGCCGTGCTGTCCGACGACATCGCGCTGGAACTGGCGGGACTCGGCCGTCGGATCGAAAAGCTGTACGGGTGGCCCGTGGACGTCGAGTGGGCCGTGTGCGGCGACGAGGTGTCCATCGTGCAGGCGCGGCCGATCACGGTCACCGCGCACGAGGAGTGGAACAGCAGCCTCGACGGCGACTACCTGTGGACCTGCGCGAACCTCGGTGAGGCCATCCCGAGCGTGATGACGCCCGCGACCTGGTCGCTGGTGCGGATCTTCATGTCCGAGGTCATGTCGGTCCCCGTCCTGGGCGGGCACCGGATGGACGGCAACATCGGCGGCCGGTTCTACCTGAACCTCAGCCTCACCATGGCCGCGGGCTCGGCACTCGGCCTCGAGGGTTTCGTGCGCCGCGCCAGCGAGCAGGCGTTCGGCCGCATCCCGTCCGATGTGGACGTTCCCCGACTTCCCCTGTCCCGAGGGCAGGTCCTGCGGGACGTGGTGCCCACCGCCGTGCGGTTCCTGCGCCGCCTCCGGCCGTACCAGAAGGACTTGTCCGCGCAGGTGGAGGGCGCGCGCCTGCGTTCCGACGACGCGCGGGCGCGCATCGCGGGGATCACCGAGCCCGCGGCGCTCAAGCGGCTGTGGCACGCGGACGTCGACCCGCTGCTGCGCGACACCAGCCGCATGTTGGCCGCGGGCGCCCGGCTCGACGGGGCCGGCCTGGTCCGCATCCGCCCGTGGCTGCTCGAACTTGTCGACGAGGCTGACGCGAACGCGCTGCTCACCGGCCTGCACACCACCGCGGGACCATTGGCGAGCCTCGGCCCCGTGATCGGGCTCGACCGGCTGGCGCGCGGCGACATCACCCGCGGCGACATCACCCGCGACGAGTTCATCCGCGACTGGGGCCACCGCTGCCCCGACGAGTTCGAGGTGTCCGTACCCCGCCCGGTGGAGGACCCCGCGTGGCTCGACCGGGAGGTCGAGGCCGTGCGCGACTCGCGGACCGACGTGCGGACGCTGTTGGCCCGGCAGCAGGAGACCCGCGCCGCCGCCGCCGACCGCTTCCGCGCCCGACACCCGCGCAAGGTCCGCACGCTGGAACGGCGGATGGCGCGCGCCGCCGTCGCCGCTCGCGGCCGTGAGGCGGGCCGCTCCGAGGTCATCCGCGCGTTCTGGGTGCTGCGCGCGTTCCTCGTCCGCGCGGGCGAGCTGACCGGCGTGGGCGACGACGTGTTCTTCCTGTCCGTGGACGAGGTGCTGGCACTGCTCGACGGCGACCGCACCGCGCTCGACCGGGTGGCCGCCCGCCGCGAGACCCACCGCCGCTACGCCGCGCTACCGCCGTACCCGACCCTGGTGCGGGGGCACTTCGACCCGTTCCGCTGGGCCGCGGACCCCGACCGCCGCTCCGACGTGTTCGACGAGACGCGGGACGCGGCACCTCTCGGCGACGCCGTCACCGGATTCGCGGGCGCGGCCGGGATCGTGGAAGGCGTGGTCCGCGTGCTGACCTCCGTCGCGGACGGCACGGCGCTGAAAACGGGCGAGATCCTGGTGACAACGGTGACCAACATCGGCTGGACCCCGCTTTTCCCCCGCGTGGCCGCCGTCGTCACCGACATCGGCGCCCCTCTGTCGCACGCCGCGATCGTCGCCCGCGAACTCGGCATCCCGGCGGTGGTCGGCACCGGCAACGCGACCACCAGGCTGCGCACCGGCGACCGCGTCCGGGTCGACGGCGGGCGGGGCACGGTCGAGGTGCTGACACCCCGGGCGTGA
- a CDS encoding TetR/AcrR family transcriptional regulator: protein MVGGRVRTDDVEGRRARADAVLGAAADLIGRWGYDKTTIDDIARTAGIAKGTVYLHWKTKDEVFVAVLRRERVLMLEAVRDSLLAESAPGPRAVFRHLAAGLIGRPLMRAVLLNELAVLGRLALRLRSGTTWRSSFTDFLDTLREHGAIGDDRDERGQLALVNAAFIGVLTTASLMPEHPRLSADEQADLIADVVDRTLGLGAGVDPAALSRATTAYFDAAHTVARRKLAEATGLADRGNA from the coding sequence ATGGTGGGTGGACGGGTGCGGACGGACGACGTCGAGGGGCGTCGGGCCCGCGCGGACGCGGTGCTGGGCGCGGCGGCCGACCTGATCGGGCGGTGGGGGTACGACAAGACCACCATCGACGACATCGCGCGGACCGCGGGCATCGCCAAGGGGACGGTCTACCTGCACTGGAAGACCAAGGACGAGGTGTTCGTGGCGGTCCTGCGCCGCGAGCGCGTCCTCATGCTCGAAGCCGTGCGCGACAGCCTCCTCGCGGAGTCGGCGCCGGGCCCGCGCGCGGTGTTCCGGCACCTGGCCGCGGGGCTGATCGGTCGTCCCCTGATGCGCGCGGTGCTCCTCAACGAACTGGCAGTCCTGGGCAGGCTGGCGCTCCGGCTGCGGTCGGGGACGACGTGGCGCAGTTCGTTCACCGACTTCCTCGACACGCTGCGAGAGCACGGCGCGATCGGCGACGACCGGGACGAGCGAGGACAGTTGGCGCTGGTCAACGCCGCGTTCATCGGCGTGCTCACCACGGCGTCGCTGATGCCCGAGCACCCGCGCCTGTCCGCCGACGAGCAGGCCGACCTGATCGCCGACGTGGTCGACCGGACGTTGGGTCTCGGCGCGGGCGTCGACCCGGCCGCGCTGTCCCGCGCGACCACCGCGTACTTCGACGCCGCGCACACCGTCGCGCGGCGGAAACTGGCGGAGGCCACCGGTCTTGCTGATAGGGGGAACGCGTGA
- a CDS encoding DUF3455 domain-containing protein: MTSARRTSTRFAAAAVAVAGGVLAMAPATAQAAPALAPPSVPAEIAVPDGNHVTSRYDAIGFQVYECGTAGTWTLHAPKAWLSGNGDTAVHFGGVDANLPAGPYWQSNKDHSRVHGGGAVSTASRDGAVPLLRLSALDTSGTGVFADVTFVHRLNTIGGVAPAGTCDPANKAFKNVFYSATYFFYKAN; this comes from the coding sequence ATGACTTCCGCTCGTCGTACCAGCACCAGGTTCGCGGCCGCCGCCGTCGCGGTGGCAGGCGGCGTGCTCGCGATGGCGCCCGCCACCGCGCAGGCCGCACCCGCACTCGCGCCGCCGTCGGTGCCCGCGGAGATCGCGGTCCCCGACGGCAACCACGTGACCTCGCGCTACGACGCGATCGGTTTCCAGGTCTACGAGTGCGGCACCGCGGGCACGTGGACGCTGCACGCCCCCAAAGCATGGCTCAGCGGCAACGGCGACACCGCCGTCCACTTCGGCGGCGTCGACGCGAACCTCCCCGCGGGCCCGTACTGGCAGTCCAACAAGGACCACAGCCGGGTGCACGGCGGCGGCGCGGTCAGCACGGCCTCCCGCGACGGCGCGGTCCCGCTGCTGCGCCTCTCGGCGCTCGACACGTCGGGCACCGGCGTGTTCGCCGACGTGACGTTCGTGCACCGCCTCAACACCATCGGCGGCGTCGCCCCCGCCGGGACGTGCGACCCGGCCAACAAGGCGTTCAAGAACGTCTTCTACAGCGCGACCTACTTCTTCTACAAGGCGAACTGA